A genomic region of Nisaea sediminum contains the following coding sequences:
- a CDS encoding ATP-binding cassette domain-containing protein: MARASSAPPIVALRGARLTLGERILFENADVTVAKGERICLVGRNGSGKSTLLKCLAGQIDLDQGERFVQPGAKISYLPQDPPLPKGIPIREHVAGGLASAPGDHPAEYLVDAVMAHLGIDGERTTDGLSGGESRRVALARALVSEPDVLLLDEPTNHLDLPTIEWLEEELANFKGGILLISHDRTFLSKLSNRTYWIDRGEVRRNSEGFAAFPDWADKVLADEEATQRRLNKQIAEETRWLREGLTARRKRNMGRVRTLLGMRRERAERIKRPGLVNMSVGDAEGGSQLVIEANHISKSFPLPDGGEKKIATDFSTIVRRGDRIGLVGANGAGKTTLLKMLIGEEKPDKGRVRVGFGVETVYFDQYRETLDGEATLWSTLCPGGGDTIFVHGKPKHVVSYLRDFLFEERQARAHVKNLSGGERNRLLLAKLFAAPHNLLVLDEPTNDLDIETLDLLQEVLADYDGTIILVSHDRDFLDRVVTSVIAVEGDGRIEEFVGGFSDYAALRNREEPEAPSAPKKKESKPAAQPEKPAQAKTKLSYKDQRALEMLPGQIEKLGKEIAALEGKLADPDLFTKDPGSFQKTSERLAAAQAELDDAETQWLELEEMREDLEKARAS, translated from the coding sequence CGCGGGGCAGATCGATCTCGACCAGGGCGAGCGCTTCGTCCAGCCGGGCGCCAAAATCTCCTATCTGCCGCAGGACCCGCCGCTGCCGAAGGGCATCCCGATCCGCGAGCACGTCGCCGGCGGCCTCGCCTCTGCACCCGGGGATCACCCGGCGGAATATCTGGTCGATGCCGTCATGGCGCATCTCGGCATCGACGGGGAGCGAACGACCGACGGTCTCTCCGGCGGCGAGTCGCGCCGCGTCGCCCTCGCCCGTGCTCTCGTCTCGGAACCGGATGTCCTGCTGCTTGACGAGCCGACCAACCATCTCGACTTGCCGACCATCGAATGGCTGGAAGAGGAACTGGCCAATTTCAAGGGCGGCATCCTGCTGATCAGCCACGACCGGACCTTCCTCAGCAAGCTCTCCAACCGGACCTATTGGATCGACCGCGGCGAGGTGCGCCGCAACTCCGAGGGCTTCGCGGCCTTCCCCGACTGGGCGGACAAGGTGCTGGCCGACGAGGAAGCGACCCAGCGGCGGCTCAACAAGCAGATCGCCGAGGAGACCCGCTGGCTTCGCGAGGGGCTGACCGCCCGGCGCAAACGCAATATGGGCCGCGTGCGCACCCTGCTCGGCATGCGCCGCGAGCGGGCGGAACGGATCAAGCGTCCGGGCCTCGTGAATATGAGCGTCGGCGACGCCGAGGGCGGCAGCCAGCTCGTAATAGAGGCGAACCACATCTCGAAATCCTTTCCGCTGCCGGACGGCGGCGAGAAGAAGATCGCCACGGACTTCTCCACCATCGTCCGGCGCGGCGACCGCATCGGCCTTGTCGGCGCGAACGGCGCGGGCAAGACGACGCTGCTGAAGATGCTGATCGGCGAGGAAAAGCCGGACAAGGGTCGGGTCCGCGTCGGCTTCGGCGTCGAGACGGTCTATTTCGACCAGTACCGGGAGACGCTGGACGGCGAGGCGACGCTCTGGTCGACCCTCTGTCCTGGCGGCGGCGACACCATCTTCGTGCACGGCAAGCCGAAGCACGTGGTCTCCTATCTCCGCGACTTCCTCTTCGAGGAACGGCAGGCCCGCGCGCACGTCAAGAATCTCTCCGGCGGCGAACGCAACCGTCTGCTGCTGGCGAAACTCTTCGCCGCCCCGCACAACCTGCTGGTGCTCGACGAGCCGACCAACGACCTCGATATCGAGACCCTCGATCTGCTGCAGGAAGTGCTCGCGGACTATGACGGCACCATCATCCTGGTCAGTCATGACCGCGACTTTCTCGACCGCGTCGTGACCTCGGTCATCGCCGTCGAGGGCGACGGCAGGATCGAGGAGTTTGTCGGCGGGTTCAGCGACTATGCGGCGCTGCGCAACCGGGAAGAACCCGAAGCGCCATCCGCGCCGAAGAAGAAAGAAAGCAAACCCGCCGCCCAGCCCGAGAAACCGGCGCAGGCGAAGACGAAACTGAGCTACAAGGATCAGCGCGCGCTCGAAATGCTGCCCGGCCAAATCGAAAAGCTGGGCAAGGAGATCGCCGCACTGGAAGGAAAACTCGCCGATCCGGATCTTTTTACGAAGGATCCCGGCAGCTTCCAGAAAACCAGCGAACGGCTCGCGGCGGCCCAGGCCGAACTCGACGATGCCGAGACACAATGGCTCGAGTTGGAGGAAATGCGCGAAGATCTGGAGA